One genomic segment of Pseudomonadota bacterium includes these proteins:
- the poxB gene encoding ubiquinone-dependent pyruvate dehydrogenase — translation MSRTAADYMAEALAQAGVERIYGVVGDSLNGFTDSLRRLKSIEWIHMRHEEGAAFAAAAEAHLTGKLAVCAGSCGPGNLHLINGLFDAQRSNVPVLAIAAHIPSSEIGIDYFQTTHPESLFKECSHYVELVGSPEQLPQILLRAMRVAVAQRGVAVVVISGDVALRPLDKPVPHWLTPAAPVVRPGDEQLRALANLLNGGERVTLMCGAGCAGAHDAVVELARKLKAPVVHALRGKEHLEYDNPFDVGMTGLLGFASGYAAMKNCDTLLLLGTDFPYRQFYPDDARIAQIDIRGAALGNRCTLDLGVIGAVGDTLAALLPLIVEKAESAHLDKAVTQYRKARADLDALAEGGPGTRYIHPQYVSRVISELATDDAVFTCDVGTPVAWAARYLKMNGRRRLVGSFNHGSMANALLHAIGAQAAFPKRQVISMSGDGGFTMMMGEFVTLIQQKLPVKVVVLNNGTLGFVELEMKASGFVDSGCDLENPNFAEMARAMGIKGVRVEKPGDLPAAVKEVLEHDGPALLDVVTARQELVMPPTATFDEAHKFGVFMMKAVLDGRASQLIDLAKVNLLR, via the coding sequence ATGAGCAGGACCGCAGCGGACTATATGGCCGAGGCGCTGGCCCAGGCGGGCGTCGAGCGCATCTATGGAGTAGTTGGAGATTCGCTCAACGGGTTCACCGACTCCCTGCGGCGCCTCAAATCCATCGAGTGGATTCACATGCGCCACGAAGAGGGCGCGGCATTCGCCGCCGCGGCCGAGGCGCACCTGACGGGCAAACTTGCGGTGTGCGCCGGCAGCTGCGGCCCCGGCAATCTGCATTTGATCAACGGATTGTTCGACGCCCAACGCAGCAACGTGCCGGTGCTGGCCATTGCGGCGCATATCCCGAGCAGCGAAATCGGCATCGATTACTTCCAGACTACGCACCCGGAGAGCCTGTTCAAGGAATGCAGCCACTACGTCGAGTTGGTAGGAAGCCCCGAGCAGCTGCCGCAGATCCTGCTGCGTGCGATGCGCGTGGCCGTCGCGCAGCGCGGCGTGGCCGTCGTCGTGATCTCCGGTGACGTCGCCTTGAGGCCGCTCGACAAACCGGTTCCCCATTGGCTGACGCCCGCGGCGCCCGTGGTGCGGCCGGGGGACGAGCAACTGCGTGCGCTGGCGAATCTGCTGAACGGCGGCGAACGCGTGACGCTGATGTGCGGCGCCGGCTGTGCCGGTGCGCATGATGCGGTGGTGGAGCTCGCGCGCAAACTCAAGGCGCCCGTCGTCCACGCACTGCGCGGCAAGGAACATCTCGAATACGACAATCCCTTCGATGTTGGCATGACGGGCCTGCTCGGTTTCGCCTCCGGTTATGCGGCGATGAAGAACTGCGACACGCTGCTGTTGCTGGGCACGGACTTCCCGTATCGCCAGTTTTATCCGGACGACGCGCGCATCGCGCAGATCGACATCCGCGGCGCCGCGCTCGGCAACCGCTGCACACTCGATCTCGGCGTCATCGGCGCGGTGGGCGATACGCTCGCGGCGCTGCTGCCTTTGATCGTCGAGAAGGCCGAGTCTGCCCACCTCGACAAGGCGGTCACGCAATATCGCAAGGCGCGCGCCGATCTCGACGCGCTGGCCGAGGGCGGCCCCGGCACCCGCTACATCCATCCGCAATACGTGAGCCGCGTGATCAGCGAGCTAGCTACTGACGACGCGGTCTTCACATGCGACGTCGGCACACCCGTGGCGTGGGCGGCTCGTTACCTCAAGATGAACGGCCGCCGGCGGCTGGTCGGCTCCTTCAATCACGGCTCGATGGCGAATGCCCTGCTGCATGCGATCGGCGCGCAGGCGGCGTTCCCCAAGCGACAGGTGATCTCGATGTCCGGTGATGGCGGCTTCACCATGATGATGGGTGAGTTCGTGACACTCATTCAGCAGAAGCTGCCGGTGAAAGTCGTGGTGCTCAACAACGGCACACTAGGCTTCGTCGAGCTCGAGATGAAGGCTTCCGGTTTCGTCGACAGCGGCTGCGACCTCGAGAACCCGAACTTCGCCGAGATGGCGCGTGCCATGGGTATAAAAGGTGTGCGCGTCGAGAAGCCCGGCGATCTTCCGGCCGCAGTCAAGGAAGTGCTGGAACACGACGGGCCCGCGCTGCTCGACGTGGTGACGGCGCGCCAGGAACTGGTGATGCCGCCGACCGCGACGTTCGACGAGGCGCACAAGTTCGGCGTGTTCATGATGAAGGCGGTGCTGGATGGCCGCGCCAGCCAGCTCATCGATCTCGCCAAGGTGAATTTGCTGCGCTAA
- a CDS encoding acetoacetate decarboxylase family protein, giving the protein MPLSPLGKSAGTPPPPWHYSSDCMAIEYWAEPAAVAAGLPPGITPDPDSQGRAFFWFLDWQFTASNDELTDPARYQYREAFVLVDALLDGRPVSYCPFIFVDNEAAIARGWTQGYPKKLGTIFQTRTFAAPSAAAAPLARGSRFGASVAAHGERIATARIQLENPVLDPSTVFNRPTTIRRYFPQLTAGNHGRGAVDELTLSLTEEHTFVDVWAGSAELTVPVVPGEEVHALAPLRVGRGYRLGMAYSVTDLKILKNYLA; this is encoded by the coding sequence GTGCCTCTCAGTCCGCTCGGCAAGTCGGCGGGAACGCCGCCGCCGCCCTGGCACTACTCGAGCGACTGCATGGCGATCGAATACTGGGCGGAACCGGCCGCAGTCGCGGCGGGGCTGCCGCCTGGCATCACGCCGGATCCGGACTCGCAAGGCCGCGCGTTTTTCTGGTTTCTCGACTGGCAATTCACCGCCTCGAACGACGAGCTCACCGACCCGGCGCGGTATCAATACCGCGAAGCCTTCGTGCTGGTGGATGCGCTGCTCGACGGCCGGCCGGTGAGCTACTGCCCGTTCATCTTCGTCGACAACGAGGCGGCCATCGCGCGCGGCTGGACGCAGGGTTACCCGAAGAAGTTAGGCACGATCTTCCAGACGCGCACTTTCGCGGCGCCGAGCGCGGCCGCCGCGCCACTCGCCCGCGGCAGCCGCTTCGGCGCCAGCGTCGCCGCGCATGGCGAGCGCATCGCCACCGCGCGCATCCAGCTGGAAAATCCGGTGCTGGATCCGTCCACGGTGTTCAATCGCCCGACCACCATCCGCCGCTATTTCCCGCAGCTCACGGCCGGCAACCACGGCCGGGGTGCGGTGGATGAGCTCACCTTGTCGCTCACGGAGGAACACACCTTCGTGGACGTCTGGGCCGGCTCGGCGGAGCTGACCGTGCCGGTCGTGCCGGGTGAGGAAGTGCACGCGCTGGCGCCGCTGCGCGTCGGCCGCGGTTACCGTCTTGGCATGGCCTACTCCGTGACCGATCTCAAGATCCTCAAGAACTATCTAGCCTAG
- the frc gene encoding formyl-CoA transferase: protein MALPLDGIKVIDFTGVQAGPACTQLFAWLGADVLKVEKPGVGDVTRRQLRDIPNLDALYFTMLNSNKRSLELDTKTAEGKAILEKLIRQADILVENFAPGAMDRMGFTWEHIHEINPRLIFGSVKGFSEGSPYEDLKVYENVAQCAGGAASTTGFWDGPPVVSGAALGDSNTGMHLAIGLLAALLHREKTGLGQKVAMSMQDAVLNLCRVKMRDQERLEHVGFLEEYPQYPNGKFGDAVPRGGNAGGGGQPGWILKCKGWETDPNAYIYFTIQEQNWERTCDAIGKPEWKTDPAYATAKARQPHIFEIFALIEKQLADKTKFEAVEMLRQFDVPCAPVLSMKEIAYDPALRASGSVVEVEQEGRGKYLTIGCPMKFSSFKPTIKGAPLLGEHTGEVLAELGYNAGQIAALRAQKVV, encoded by the coding sequence ATGGCGTTACCCCTCGACGGCATCAAGGTCATCGACTTCACGGGCGTGCAGGCAGGCCCTGCGTGCACACAATTGTTTGCCTGGCTCGGCGCCGACGTACTGAAGGTGGAAAAGCCGGGCGTCGGCGACGTCACGCGCCGGCAGCTGCGCGACATTCCCAATCTGGATGCGCTGTACTTCACGATGCTCAACAGCAACAAGCGTTCGCTGGAGCTCGACACCAAGACCGCGGAAGGCAAGGCGATCCTCGAGAAGCTGATCCGCCAGGCCGACATCCTGGTGGAGAACTTCGCGCCCGGGGCGATGGACCGCATGGGTTTCACCTGGGAGCACATCCACGAGATCAATCCGCGGCTCATCTTCGGCTCGGTCAAGGGCTTCAGCGAAGGCTCGCCGTACGAGGACCTCAAGGTTTACGAAAACGTGGCGCAGTGCGCAGGTGGCGCCGCGTCGACCACCGGTTTCTGGGACGGTCCGCCGGTGGTCAGCGGCGCCGCCCTTGGCGACAGCAACACCGGCATGCATCTCGCCATCGGCCTGCTCGCGGCGCTGCTCCATCGCGAGAAAACCGGCCTCGGCCAGAAGGTCGCGATGTCGATGCAGGACGCAGTTCTGAATCTCTGCCGCGTGAAGATGCGCGACCAGGAACGACTCGAGCACGTCGGCTTTCTCGAGGAATACCCGCAGTACCCCAATGGAAAATTCGGCGATGCCGTGCCGCGCGGCGGCAATGCCGGCGGCGGTGGACAGCCAGGCTGGATCTTGAAGTGCAAGGGCTGGGAGACCGACCCGAACGCGTATATCTACTTCACCATCCAGGAACAGAACTGGGAACGCACCTGCGATGCCATCGGCAAGCCCGAGTGGAAAACCGACCCAGCCTACGCCACCGCGAAAGCGCGCCAGCCGCACATCTTCGAGATCTTCGCGCTGATCGAGAAGCAGTTGGCCGACAAGACCAAGTTCGAAGCAGTCGAGATGCTGCGCCAATTCGACGTGCCCTGCGCACCGGTGTTGTCCATGAAGGAAATCGCGTACGACCCGGCGCTGCGCGCCAGCGGCAGCGTGGTCGAGGTCGAGCAGGAAGGCCGCGGCAAGTACCTCACCATCGGCTGCCCGATGAAGTTCTCGAGCTTCAAGCCGACCATCAAGGGCGCGCCTTTGTTGGGCGAACACACCGGCGAAGTGCTGGCCGAGCTCGGCTACAACGCCGGGCAGATCGCCGCGTTGCGCGCCCAGAAAGTAGTTTGA
- the oxc gene encoding oxalyl-CoA decarboxylase encodes MENANRITNGFHLVIDALKANGFDTIYGVAGIPVTDLARLAQAEGIRYVGFRHEQSAGNAAAISGYLTQRPGLCLTVSAPGFLNGMVSLANATTNGFPMIQISGSSEREIIDLQQGDYEELDQLNAAKPYTKAAYRISRVEDIGIGVARAIRAAVSGRPGGVYLDLPAKVLSSTLDAECGTKSLIRVVDAAPRQLPAPESVQRALDVLAAAERPLIILGKGAAYAQADADIRAFIEKTGIPFLPMSMAKGLLPDDHPQSAAAARSYVLANADAVMLIGARLNWLLGHGRSPQWSATARFIQLDILATEMDSNRAIAAPVAGDIASSIATLLAMLDRRKIQPRAAWLAEIAPRKQKNLAGMAAHLAAKPALMDFYSALGAIKGVLADKPEVFLVNEGANTLDITRNVIDMQAPRKRLDTGTWGVMGIGMGYAIGAAVAGGKPVVAIVGDSAFGFSGMELETLCRYNLPIVTVIFNNGGIYRGDDVNRSGGSDPAPTVLMKQARYETLIEAFGGVGYFAVDPASLAKALTDALASGKPSLINCAIDPKAGTESGHIGNLNPQDTLAQKK; translated from the coding sequence ATGGAAAACGCAAACCGCATCACGAACGGATTTCACCTGGTCATCGATGCGCTTAAGGCCAACGGCTTCGACACGATCTACGGCGTGGCCGGCATCCCGGTGACTGATCTTGCGCGCCTGGCGCAGGCCGAAGGCATCCGCTACGTCGGGTTCCGCCACGAGCAATCGGCCGGTAACGCCGCGGCGATCAGCGGCTACCTCACGCAGAGGCCGGGCCTGTGCCTCACCGTTTCCGCGCCCGGATTTCTCAACGGCATGGTGTCGCTGGCCAACGCGACCACCAACGGCTTCCCGATGATCCAGATCAGCGGCTCGAGCGAGCGCGAGATCATCGACCTGCAACAGGGCGACTACGAAGAGCTCGACCAGTTGAACGCCGCCAAGCCCTACACCAAGGCGGCGTACCGCATCAGCCGCGTCGAAGACATCGGCATCGGCGTGGCGCGGGCCATTCGCGCCGCAGTCTCGGGCCGGCCCGGCGGCGTGTATCTGGATCTTCCGGCCAAGGTGTTGTCGTCGACGCTCGACGCGGAGTGCGGCACGAAATCGCTGATCCGCGTGGTCGACGCGGCCCCGCGCCAGCTTCCGGCGCCCGAGTCCGTGCAACGCGCGCTCGACGTGCTGGCCGCGGCCGAGCGCCCGCTCATCATCCTCGGCAAGGGCGCGGCGTACGCGCAGGCGGACGCGGACATCCGCGCCTTCATCGAGAAGACCGGGATTCCGTTCCTGCCGATGTCCATGGCGAAAGGCCTGCTGCCGGACGATCATCCGCAGTCCGCCGCGGCGGCGCGTTCGTACGTGCTGGCGAATGCCGACGCGGTGATGCTGATCGGCGCGCGCCTCAACTGGTTGTTAGGCCACGGGCGCAGCCCGCAGTGGTCCGCCACGGCGCGTTTCATCCAGCTCGACATCCTCGCCACCGAGATGGACAGCAACCGCGCCATCGCCGCGCCGGTCGCGGGCGACATCGCCTCCTCCATCGCCACGCTGCTCGCGATGCTCGACCGGCGCAAGATCCAGCCGCGCGCCGCGTGGCTCGCGGAGATCGCGCCGCGCAAGCAGAAGAACCTGGCGGGAATGGCGGCACACCTCGCGGCCAAACCCGCGCTAATGGATTTCTACAGCGCGCTCGGCGCCATCAAAGGTGTGCTGGCGGACAAACCCGAGGTTTTCCTCGTCAACGAAGGCGCGAACACGCTGGACATCACGCGCAACGTCATAGACATGCAGGCGCCGCGCAAACGCCTCGACACCGGCACCTGGGGCGTGATGGGCATCGGCATGGGTTACGCGATCGGCGCGGCGGTGGCCGGCGGAAAACCGGTGGTCGCGATCGTCGGCGACAGCGCCTTCGGCTTCAGCGGCATGGAGCTCGAGACGCTGTGTCGCTACAACCTGCCGATCGTCACCGTCATTTTCAACAATGGCGGCATCTATCGCGGCGATGACGTCAACCGCAGCGGCGGCAGCGACCCGGCGCCGACCGTGCTCATGAAGCAGGCGCGCTACGAAACGCTGATCGAAGCGTTTGGCGGCGTGGGTTATTTCGCCGTCGATCCGGCGTCGCTCGCCAAGGCGTTGACCGACGCGCTCGCCTCGGGAAAACCGTCGCTGATCAACTGCGCGATCGACCCGAAGGCGGGCACCGAGAGCGGCCACATCGGCAACCTCAATCCGCAAGACACGCTGGCGCAGAAAAAATAA
- a CDS encoding PAS domain S-box protein, with protein sequence MDETFSLAETILEHISDAVIYADDTGTIMRWNPAAATLFGYSAAEALGQKLDLIIPPELREAHWRGFDAATSSGVMDLKGRPTLTRARHRNGHKLYIEMSFGLVKCYGGLMKCGAVAVARNAGERAQTLHARSNGGNGENGSHGSESA encoded by the coding sequence ATGGACGAGACCTTTTCGCTGGCTGAAACGATCCTCGAACACATCTCCGATGCCGTCATCTATGCGGACGACACCGGCACGATCATGCGGTGGAACCCCGCCGCGGCCACGTTGTTCGGCTACAGCGCGGCGGAGGCGCTGGGTCAGAAACTCGATCTCATCATCCCGCCCGAACTGCGGGAGGCCCATTGGCGCGGCTTCGACGCAGCGACTTCGAGCGGCGTCATGGATCTCAAGGGCCGCCCCACGCTGACGCGCGCGCGACACCGCAACGGCCACAAGCTGTACATCGAAATGAGTTTCGGCCTGGTCAAGTGTTACGGCGGGCTCATGAAGTGTGGCGCCGTCGCGGTGGCGCGCAACGCGGGCGAGCGCGCCCAAACACTGCATGCGCGCTCCAACGGCGGCAATGGCGAAAACGGCAGCCACGGCTCGGAGAGCGCGTGA
- a CDS encoding AMP-binding protein, giving the protein MAPATLAHLFADPASPEAAIVDDATGLTTSYRALSDQVERLAETLSGAGFGRGEAVALILPNGVELLVLCLALTRAGLIAAPLDPASTQHELAGLIADIQARAIVTRIDNAVAVNAATVLGTSIFTASLDSAGFVRLDGIVTKPRGAPAPPDANDVAFYLHTSGTSEKPKVVPLTHANVTLSARNIAAHYALTPADRSLVVVPLFHGHGLIGSTLSTLASGGAVIVPPRFSASRFWQAFHEHRATWYTAVPTIHQVLLERADADGAPRAGLRFIRSCSAPIADTVVLMLERRLGAPVIEAYGLTEASHQVASNPLPPRVRVNSTVGIPTGVQVALLEGSEIVLRGPTLTRGYRNNTEATAAAFADGWFRTGDIGCLDSAGYLRITGRIKDLINRGGEKISPVEIESVLLSHPAIAEAAVFPVPDPKYGEEVEAAVVLRRDADPETLRSFCRERLTAFKVPRRIRIVTELPKNALGKLKRHALTEMFAAPTPSRASAA; this is encoded by the coding sequence ATGGCGCCGGCAACCCTCGCCCATTTATTCGCCGACCCGGCATCGCCGGAAGCCGCGATCGTCGACGACGCCACGGGTCTTACTACTTCCTATCGCGCCCTGTCCGACCAGGTCGAGCGGCTGGCCGAAACCCTGAGCGGCGCGGGGTTCGGGCGCGGCGAGGCGGTGGCGCTGATCCTGCCGAACGGTGTCGAGCTGCTCGTGTTGTGCCTGGCGCTGACGCGCGCGGGCCTGATCGCCGCGCCACTGGACCCCGCCTCGACGCAACACGAGCTCGCGGGTCTCATCGCCGACATACAGGCGCGCGCAATCGTGACCCGCATCGACAACGCCGTGGCCGTAAATGCGGCGACGGTGCTCGGCACGTCGATCTTCACCGCGTCCCTCGATAGCGCCGGATTCGTGCGCCTCGACGGAATCGTCACGAAGCCACGCGGCGCGCCCGCGCCGCCGGATGCCAACGACGTCGCGTTCTATCTACACACCAGCGGCACCTCGGAAAAACCCAAAGTCGTGCCACTCACACACGCCAATGTGACGCTGTCGGCGCGCAACATCGCCGCGCACTACGCCCTCACGCCGGCCGATCGCAGCCTCGTCGTGGTGCCGCTGTTCCACGGACATGGGCTGATCGGCAGCACGCTGTCGACGCTCGCCTCGGGCGGCGCGGTCATCGTGCCGCCACGATTCTCGGCATCGCGTTTCTGGCAGGCATTCCACGAACATCGCGCCACCTGGTACACCGCCGTGCCCACGATCCACCAGGTGTTGCTCGAGCGTGCCGACGCCGACGGTGCGCCGCGCGCCGGACTCCGTTTCATCCGTTCCTGCTCCGCGCCGATCGCGGATACGGTTGTGCTGATGCTCGAGCGCCGCCTGGGTGCACCCGTCATCGAAGCGTACGGACTCACCGAGGCCAGCCACCAGGTGGCGTCGAATCCGCTGCCGCCACGCGTGCGCGTGAACAGCACGGTCGGCATTCCCACCGGCGTCCAGGTCGCGCTGCTGGAAGGGTCGGAGATCGTGCTGCGCGGCCCGACATTGACGCGCGGCTATCGCAACAACACGGAGGCGACCGCCGCGGCGTTCGCCGACGGCTGGTTTCGCACCGGCGATATCGGCTGCCTCGACAGTGCGGGGTATCTGCGGATCACGGGCCGGATCAAGGATCTCATCAACCGCGGCGGCGAGAAAATCTCGCCCGTGGAAATCGAGTCCGTGCTGCTGTCGCACCCGGCCATCGCGGAGGCCGCGGTGTTTCCTGTGCCCGATCCGAAGTACGGCGAAGAGGTCGAGGCGGCGGTGGTGCTGAGACGCGATGCGGATCCGGAAACGCTGCGCTCGTTCTGCCGCGAGCGGCTCACCGCTTTCAAGGTGCCGCGGCGCATCCGCATCGTGACCGAACTACCGAAGAACGCGCTCGGCAAGTTGAAACGACACGCGTTGACCGAGATGTTTGCTGCGCCAACTCCATCACGCGCGAGCGCCGCGTGA
- a CDS encoding YoaK family protein translates to MIDLLAPDARSERRLAIGLALIAGYVDAYSLISYGLYVSFMSGNTTQSGSSLGHGMPAAALPAVLAIVAFLFGSFAGTWIARSKLPHARQALFGAIAAVLAVIIFGTALDNNAWPALLGIPLLAAAMGVMNATHSHVGAEPMSITFVTGTLHKTGTHLALALRHESVPDAQGPWDTHLRRAGVVASVWLGFFCGTIVSAFASLRFGEWALLLPLSALLALILPRRR, encoded by the coding sequence GTGATCGACCTGCTCGCGCCGGATGCGCGCTCCGAGCGGCGGCTGGCGATCGGGCTGGCGCTGATCGCCGGCTACGTGGACGCGTATTCGCTGATCTCCTATGGCCTGTACGTCTCGTTCATGAGCGGCAACACCACGCAGTCCGGCTCTTCGCTCGGGCACGGCATGCCGGCAGCGGCGCTGCCCGCGGTGCTGGCGATCGTTGCGTTCCTGTTCGGTTCGTTCGCCGGCACCTGGATCGCGCGCTCCAAACTACCGCATGCGCGCCAGGCGCTGTTCGGCGCCATCGCGGCGGTGCTCGCGGTCATCATCTTCGGCACCGCGCTCGACAACAATGCCTGGCCCGCCCTGCTCGGCATTCCGCTGCTCGCGGCGGCCATGGGCGTGATGAACGCCACCCACTCCCACGTCGGCGCGGAGCCGATGAGCATCACGTTCGTGACCGGCACGCTGCACAAGACCGGAACGCACCTCGCGCTGGCGCTGCGGCATGAATCCGTGCCGGATGCACAGGGCCCGTGGGATACACACCTGCGCCGCGCCGGTGTCGTGGCCAGCGTGTGGCTGGGTTTTTTCTGCGGCACCATCGTGTCCGCATTCGCGAGCCTGCGTTTCGGTGAGTGGGCTTTGTTGTTGCCGTTGTCCGCGCTGCTCGCGCTGATCCTGCCACGGCGCCGCTGA
- a CDS encoding efflux transporter outer membrane subunit, producing the protein MSLAATLLLAIAGCAGYSGIHGEERALDPQALAFSPDAAGDAVFAAGDWPRSDWWSTFGDAKLDALVSQALTGNPGLRAAEARVRVAHAMAGAARAALLPTLDLNADAARQRLSENDIIYGPIAGSWVNEGRATLDFGYEFDFWGKNHHELAAALGDARAAEADDAAARLLLASAVTQTYFQLQTDIALAGVARQTLAEREGLRELNRQRASRGLDTTIPSRQSAQQVASSRVDVSAADAAVALSRHQLAALAGLGPDAALDVLPTLQTYEDAVPLPGNVPADLLARRPDVAAQRFRAEAAAARIGAAKADFFPNVNLAAFVGVEALTVHGLDLFKSGSRTAGISPAIHLPLFEGGRLRADLRGRYGEYDVAIAHYNGTLLVALRQVADQVVSLRAARQQLIDQAEAQAAAADAYRLTLDRYRAGLSNYLDVLINEERLLAERHKQVQLQGRNLALTVDMIRALGGGYHTPQTTAGN; encoded by the coding sequence GTGTCCCTGGCCGCGACCCTGCTGCTGGCGATCGCGGGCTGCGCCGGTTATTCGGGCATCCACGGCGAAGAACGCGCACTGGATCCACAGGCGCTGGCGTTCAGTCCAGATGCCGCCGGCGATGCGGTCTTCGCGGCAGGAGACTGGCCACGCAGCGATTGGTGGTCGACATTCGGCGACGCGAAACTCGACGCATTGGTTTCCCAGGCGCTCACGGGCAATCCCGGGCTGCGCGCCGCGGAAGCGCGGGTGCGCGTCGCCCACGCGATGGCAGGGGCGGCACGCGCCGCACTTTTACCCACGCTCGATCTGAACGCCGATGCGGCGCGCCAGCGCCTGAGCGAGAACGACATCATCTACGGGCCCATTGCCGGTAGTTGGGTGAACGAAGGCCGCGCCACCCTCGACTTCGGCTACGAATTCGATTTCTGGGGCAAGAATCATCATGAACTCGCCGCCGCGCTCGGCGACGCACGTGCGGCGGAAGCGGACGACGCCGCGGCGCGGCTGTTGCTCGCGAGTGCGGTAACGCAGACGTATTTCCAGTTGCAGACCGACATCGCCCTGGCCGGCGTGGCGCGGCAGACACTCGCCGAGCGCGAGGGCCTGCGCGAGCTGAATCGGCAACGCGCGAGCCGCGGACTCGACACGACGATTCCATCGCGGCAATCGGCGCAGCAGGTGGCCTCCTCACGCGTCGACGTGTCGGCCGCGGATGCGGCCGTCGCGCTCAGCCGCCATCAGCTGGCGGCGCTGGCCGGCCTCGGACCCGACGCCGCCCTCGACGTGTTGCCCACGCTTCAGACATACGAGGATGCGGTGCCGCTGCCCGGCAACGTGCCCGCCGACCTTCTCGCACGCCGGCCGGACGTCGCCGCGCAACGATTCCGCGCCGAAGCGGCCGCGGCGCGCATCGGCGCCGCAAAGGCGGATTTTTTTCCCAACGTGAACCTCGCGGCCTTCGTCGGCGTCGAGGCTCTCACCGTGCACGGCCTCGATCTTTTCAAGAGTGGCAGCCGGACGGCCGGTATCTCTCCGGCGATTCACTTGCCGCTGTTCGAAGGCGGGCGCCTGCGCGCCGATCTGCGCGGGCGCTACGGTGAATACGACGTCGCCATCGCTCACTACAACGGCACGCTGCTGGTGGCGCTGCGCCAGGTCGCCGACCAGGTCGTGAGCCTGCGGGCGGCGCGGCAGCAGCTCATCGACCAGGCAGAGGCGCAGGCCGCCGCCGCGGATGCCTACCGGCTCACGCTCGATCGCTACCGCGCGGGGCTCTCGAACTACCTCGACGTATTGATCAACGAAGAAAGACTGCTCGCCGAACGCCACAAACAGGTCCAGCTGCAGGGAAGGAATCTCGCGCTGACAGTCGACATGATCCGCGCGCTCGGCGGCGGCTATCACACACCACAAACCACTGCCGGGAACTAA
- a CDS encoding efflux RND transporter periplasmic adaptor subunit produces the protein MDATPAQTTPAAAPPDHKRRRVFGAIAAVVALAGVGAALWWWFDGRWYASNDDAYVRGNLVQLTPQIAGIVVRINSDETSLVRAGEPVVELDRADTETSLAHAKAELAQTVRRVRQLFANADSMRANVVLRQAELERAREDLARRTGLPDPGAVSDEERRHAQAEFATAVAALQVARQQLAASDSLIARTTIPDHPDVAQASAQLRTAYLAAHRTTLVAPVSGYVAKRTVQVGQQIAAGAPLLSIVPLDQVWVDANFKETDLEHVRIGQPVMLTADLYGGDVTYRGRVAGLAPGTGSAFALLPPQNATGNWIKIVQRLPVRIQLDARELAANPLRIGLSMDVEIDTHDRSGRTLSVVPLTQPVAATTVYDGTLAAADLLAGEIVAANLAPPDERDPRRLARRE, from the coding sequence ATGGACGCGACACCTGCCCAGACAACACCCGCCGCAGCGCCGCCGGATCACAAACGCCGCCGCGTGTTCGGCGCAATCGCCGCGGTGGTCGCACTGGCCGGCGTGGGCGCCGCACTGTGGTGGTGGTTCGACGGCCGCTGGTACGCGTCGAACGACGACGCCTACGTGCGCGGCAATCTCGTGCAGCTCACGCCGCAGATCGCCGGCATCGTCGTGCGTATCAACAGCGATGAAACGTCGCTGGTGCGCGCCGGCGAGCCGGTGGTCGAGCTCGATCGCGCCGATACCGAAACCTCGCTGGCGCACGCCAAGGCGGAGCTGGCGCAAACGGTGCGCCGGGTGCGCCAGCTGTTCGCGAATGCGGATTCGATGCGCGCGAACGTCGTGCTGCGCCAGGCGGAGCTCGAACGCGCGCGCGAGGATCTCGCGCGGCGCACCGGATTGCCGGATCCCGGCGCCGTTTCCGATGAAGAGCGCCGGCACGCGCAGGCTGAATTCGCCACCGCGGTCGCGGCGCTGCAAGTCGCCCGCCAGCAACTCGCCGCCTCGGATTCGCTGATCGCGCGCACCACGATCCCCGATCACCCGGACGTCGCACAGGCTTCCGCGCAGCTGCGCACGGCCTATCTTGCGGCGCACCGCACCACGCTGGTCGCGCCGGTGAGCGGCTACGTGGCGAAGCGCACCGTGCAGGTCGGGCAGCAGATCGCCGCGGGCGCGCCGCTGCTGTCCATCGTGCCGCTCGACCAGGTGTGGGTGGATGCGAACTTCAAGGAAACGGATCTCGAACACGTGCGTATCGGTCAGCCGGTCATGCTCACCGCGGACCTCTATGGCGGCGATGTCACGTATCGCGGCCGGGTGGCGGGGCTCGCGCCCGGCACCGGATCCGCGTTCGCGCTGCTGCCGCCGCAGAACGCGACCGGCAACTGGATCAAGATCGTGCAGCGGCTGCCGGTGCGGATCCAGCTCGACGCGCGCGAGCTGGCCGCCAATCCACTGCGCATCGGGCTGTCGATGGACGTGGAGATCGACACGCACGATCGCAGCGGACGGACACTGTCCGTGGTGCCGCTCACCCAGCCGGTGGCGGCGACGACGGTGTACGACGGCACCCTCGCCGCGGCCGACCTGCTCGCTGGCGAAATCGTGGCGGCGAACCTCGCGCCGCCGGATGAACGGGATCCGCGGCGTCTCGCGAGGCGGGAGTGA